In Rothia mucilaginosa, one genomic interval encodes:
- the rpsP gene encoding 30S ribosomal protein S16 — protein sequence MAVKIRLKRMGKIRDPRYRIVIADSRVKRDGKSIEEIGIYHPTEHPSRIEINSERAQYWLSVGAQPTEQVLALLKLSGDWAAFKGEKAESKVLPVEAKAEFVVPEKGSVILPEAITPKAEKAEEAAEEAAPEAEAEEAAE from the coding sequence GTGGCTGTTAAGATTCGTCTCAAGCGTATGGGTAAGATCCGCGATCCTCGTTACCGCATCGTGATCGCTGATTCGCGCGTCAAGCGCGACGGTAAGTCCATCGAAGAGATTGGTATTTACCACCCGACCGAGCACCCCTCGCGTATCGAGATCAACTCTGAGCGTGCTCAGTACTGGCTCTCCGTCGGCGCACAGCCGACCGAGCAGGTTCTGGCTCTGCTGAAGCTCTCGGGCGACTGGGCAGCATTCAAGGGCGAGAAGGCAGAGTCCAAGGTTCTGCCCGTCGAGGCTAAGGCTGAGTTCGTTGTTCCCGAAAAGGGTTCCGTGATCCTGCCCGAGGCTATCACCCCCAAGGCTGAGAAGGCTGAAGAGGCTGCTGAGGAAGCAGCACCCGAGGCTGAGGCTGAGGAAGCAGCTGAGTAA
- a CDS encoding flavodoxin domain-containing protein — MTTRVLIIFGSTYGYTEQYATWLAEDLRALPQAPEVETVPASKVTPEQAEAFDAFVIAGSDYGGFLNGAPALRKKILPIIAPKKNRTAFFTVSFTGEYSKKLLDKAVAKSYTPELTEGRPVYHLRGGIDFDKISLAHKTALKGPVRAWLMANPNPNEGIKQMLECYKTGKAEYIDRETLKPLVEDIAKFL; from the coding sequence ATGACTACTCGCGTGCTGATTATCTTCGGCTCCACCTACGGCTACACCGAACAGTACGCCACCTGGCTGGCAGAAGATCTGCGTGCACTCCCGCAGGCTCCCGAAGTTGAGACTGTCCCCGCCTCCAAGGTCACCCCCGAGCAGGCAGAGGCATTCGATGCTTTCGTCATTGCCGGCAGTGACTACGGTGGATTCCTCAACGGCGCACCGGCACTTCGCAAGAAGATCCTGCCGATTATTGCGCCCAAGAAGAACCGCACCGCGTTCTTCACCGTCTCCTTCACCGGTGAGTACTCGAAGAAGCTGCTGGACAAGGCCGTCGCCAAGAGCTACACCCCCGAACTGACCGAAGGTCGCCCCGTCTACCACCTGCGTGGCGGTATCGACTTTGACAAGATTTCGCTGGCTCACAAGACTGCTCTGAAGGGCCCGGTCCGCGCATGGCTCATGGCCAACCCGAACCCCAACGAGGGCATCAAGCAGATGCTCGAATGCTACAAGACCGGCAAGGCTGAGTACATCGACCGCGAGACCCTCAAGCCGCTGGTCGAGGACATCGCCAAGTTCCTCTAA
- a CDS encoding GH25 family lysozyme — protein MKKLQTAARSAAARSIMASAVTLVAASLTSVPAAFAAPSASAAAEVTPNASYEELTYAPAPDASLVERSNPAMGAGERERLGTANARTGATSPASTATLSGISATQSSAQGLGAGRAPAAGQALAQGRSAWTPSGGTLGMDVSSHQQNVDWASAYAAGSRFAYVKATEGGYYANPYFGQQYNGSAQVGMVRGAYHFANPRTSSGADQARYFVQNGGAWTADGKTLPGLLDIEFNPYPAYGNTCYNMTPAQLTAWTRDFVDTYRSLTGRDPMVYTATSWWSQCVGSQQFGTLPLHLASYSTVVGAIPAGWSGYDIWQFTDSGPFVGDSNFFPGTVNDLKVLAKNPKAVHRNWSNGQDRAVEDRAAEDRAVQDSNVVTTATGSIDIRTGIGSYWNKNRSFYGNPIGTEYSLGHGVYAQKFTNGKTIYWTNSHGSHWLVTNGGLDYKFRSDVARFRGLTTDEETRSDTIAVSFANGEGAYWSNAYGTHIINERGSIYATWRAAGMRGVPTTDEQNLGNGIIKQEFTGSTTYVWSAQTGTHRLHTGGAFYHRFLQHRGTWGAPVTDETATSTGAQVRFASGKVLLWSDAYGAYETNGNGAIFKHWEKNTARYGAARGDESYANGVYYMDFERGTIRWTARRGIY, from the coding sequence ATGAAGAAACTCCAGACTGCCGCACGCTCCGCGGCAGCCCGCTCCATCATGGCGTCCGCAGTCACCCTGGTCGCCGCATCCCTCACCTCCGTTCCCGCAGCCTTCGCCGCCCCCAGCGCGAGCGCAGCCGCAGAGGTCACCCCCAACGCATCCTACGAGGAGCTCACCTACGCCCCCGCCCCGGATGCATCCCTGGTCGAACGCTCCAACCCCGCCATGGGTGCGGGCGAGCGCGAACGCCTGGGCACCGCCAACGCGCGAACCGGCGCCACCTCCCCCGCTTCCACCGCGACCCTGAGCGGTATTTCCGCGACCCAGAGCTCCGCGCAGGGTCTGGGAGCTGGTCGAGCTCCGGCAGCCGGTCAGGCACTGGCACAGGGCCGCTCCGCATGGACCCCCTCCGGCGGTACCCTCGGCATGGATGTCTCCTCGCACCAGCAGAACGTGGACTGGGCGAGCGCCTACGCCGCAGGTTCCCGCTTCGCCTACGTGAAGGCAACCGAGGGCGGCTACTACGCCAACCCCTACTTCGGTCAGCAGTACAACGGTTCGGCACAGGTCGGCATGGTGCGCGGCGCCTACCACTTCGCAAACCCCCGCACCTCCTCGGGTGCCGATCAGGCACGCTACTTCGTGCAGAATGGTGGCGCGTGGACTGCCGACGGCAAGACCCTGCCCGGCCTGCTGGACATCGAGTTCAACCCCTACCCCGCCTACGGCAACACCTGCTACAACATGACCCCGGCGCAGCTGACCGCCTGGACCCGCGACTTCGTGGACACCTACCGTTCGCTGACTGGTCGCGACCCGATGGTGTACACCGCAACCTCCTGGTGGTCGCAGTGCGTGGGTTCGCAGCAGTTCGGCACCCTGCCGCTGCACCTGGCGAGCTACTCCACCGTGGTCGGCGCTATCCCTGCAGGTTGGAGCGGCTACGACATTTGGCAGTTCACCGATTCGGGCCCGTTCGTGGGTGACTCGAACTTCTTCCCCGGCACCGTGAACGATCTGAAGGTTCTGGCGAAGAACCCGAAGGCTGTGCACCGCAACTGGTCGAACGGCCAGGACCGCGCTGTGGAAGACCGTGCGGCAGAAGATCGCGCGGTACAGGATTCGAACGTGGTGACCACCGCGACCGGCTCGATTGATATTCGCACCGGCATCGGCAGCTACTGGAATAAGAATCGCTCCTTCTACGGCAACCCGATTGGCACCGAGTACTCTCTGGGTCACGGCGTGTATGCGCAGAAGTTCACCAACGGCAAGACCATCTACTGGACGAACTCTCACGGTTCGCACTGGCTGGTCACCAACGGCGGCCTGGATTATAAGTTCCGCTCGGACGTGGCACGATTCCGCGGCCTGACCACCGACGAGGAAACCCGCTCCGACACCATCGCAGTCTCCTTCGCTAACGGTGAAGGCGCCTACTGGTCCAACGCGTACGGCACCCACATCATCAATGAGCGCGGCTCCATCTACGCGACCTGGCGTGCAGCTGGCATGAGGGGCGTGCCTACCACTGACGAGCAGAATCTGGGCAACGGCATCATCAAGCAGGAATTCACCGGCAGCACCACCTACGTGTGGTCCGCACAGACCGGCACCCACCGCCTGCACACCGGCGGCGCGTTCTACCACCGTTTCCTGCAGCACCGCGGCACCTGGGGTGCACCGGTGACCGACGAAACCGCCACCTCCACGGGTGCTCAGGTGCGATTCGCCTCCGGCAAGGTACTGCTCTGGTCGGATGCGTACGGTGCGTACGAGACCAACGGTAACGGCGCAATCTTCAAGCACTGGGAGAAGAATACCGCTCGCTACGGTGCGGCACGCGGCGACGAGTCCTACGCGAACGGCGTGTACTACATGGACTTTGAGCGTGGCACGATCCGCTGGACCGCGCGGCGCGGTATCTACTAA
- the pyk gene encoding pyruvate kinase, whose product MRRAKIVATIGPAIESPEKISEAIKAGLNVARLNMSHGDHAEHQARYDTIREESAKLGKDVAILADLQGPKIRLERFANGKEYLEPGADFTITSEDVEGTAEICGTTYKGLPGDVKLGDKLLLDDGKIRLEAIEVTPTRVRTRVVVGGPISNNKGINLPGAAVSLPALTEKDANDLRFALKMGADIIALSFVRTGADVDPVHKIMEEEGIRVPVIAKIEKPQAVENLQDIIDKFDGIMVARGDLGVELPFSEVPLVQKKAIDMARRWAKPVIVATQVLESMTDNPVPTRAEVSDCANAILDGADAVMLSGETSVGKYPILTLQAMAAIVQDTEKGGLYRVPELDRKPRTRGGAITRAAVNIADQLDAKLIVTFTQSGDSARRLARLRPETPIVAFTTSSKVRSFLSMLWGVDAEQVEMITDQEGLFQFVDEYLLKNGLAEAGDLVVVAAGAPAGRAGTTNMVQVHRVHGAEGEREALRPYEEDEVKR is encoded by the coding sequence ATGAGGCGCGCAAAAATCGTTGCAACCATCGGTCCGGCAATCGAGTCCCCCGAGAAGATCTCCGAGGCAATCAAGGCTGGCCTGAACGTCGCCCGTCTGAACATGAGCCACGGTGACCACGCCGAGCACCAGGCACGCTATGACACCATCCGTGAAGAGTCTGCAAAGCTCGGTAAGGACGTTGCTATCCTCGCCGACCTGCAGGGCCCCAAGATTCGCCTCGAGCGTTTCGCAAACGGCAAGGAATACCTTGAGCCCGGCGCAGACTTCACCATCACTTCCGAAGACGTTGAAGGTACCGCAGAAATCTGTGGCACCACCTACAAGGGTCTGCCCGGCGACGTAAAGCTCGGCGACAAGCTCCTGCTCGACGACGGTAAGATCCGCCTCGAAGCTATTGAGGTAACTCCCACCCGCGTTCGCACCCGCGTGGTCGTCGGTGGTCCCATCTCCAACAACAAGGGCATTAACCTGCCCGGCGCAGCAGTCTCCCTGCCCGCGCTGACCGAGAAGGATGCAAACGACCTGCGCTTCGCACTGAAGATGGGTGCAGACATCATTGCACTCTCCTTCGTCCGTACCGGCGCAGACGTTGACCCCGTCCACAAGATCATGGAAGAAGAGGGTATCCGCGTACCCGTCATCGCCAAGATCGAGAAGCCCCAGGCAGTTGAGAACCTGCAGGACATCATCGACAAGTTCGACGGCATCATGGTCGCTCGTGGTGACCTCGGTGTTGAGCTGCCCTTCTCCGAGGTTCCCCTCGTCCAGAAGAAGGCAATCGACATGGCACGCCGCTGGGCAAAGCCCGTCATCGTGGCAACCCAGGTGCTCGAGTCCATGACCGACAACCCCGTCCCCACCCGTGCAGAGGTTTCTGACTGCGCTAACGCAATCCTCGACGGCGCAGATGCAGTAATGCTCTCCGGTGAGACCTCGGTCGGTAAGTACCCGATCCTGACCCTGCAGGCTATGGCTGCAATCGTTCAGGATACCGAAAAGGGCGGCCTGTACCGCGTGCCCGAGCTGGATCGCAAGCCCCGCACCCGCGGTGGCGCAATCACCCGCGCAGCAGTGAACATCGCTGACCAGCTGGACGCAAAGCTCATCGTTACTTTCACCCAGTCCGGTGACTCCGCACGTCGTCTGGCACGTCTGCGTCCCGAGACCCCGATTGTCGCGTTCACCACCAGCTCGAAGGTTCGCTCCTTCCTGTCCATGCTGTGGGGCGTTGACGCTGAGCAGGTTGAGATGATCACCGATCAGGAAGGTCTGTTCCAGTTCGTGGACGAGTACCTGCTGAAGAACGGTCTGGCAGAAGCTGGCGACCTGGTCGTCGTTGCTGCCGGTGCTCCCGCAGGTCGCGCAGGTACCACCAACATGGTTCAGGTACACCGCGTCCACGGTGCTGAGGGCGAGCGCGAGGCTCTGCGTCCTTACGAGGAGGACGAGGTCAAGCGCTAA
- a CDS encoding NUDIX domain-containing protein, whose product MKDSYLSDEELKAFIATLPTRRLAAGALIRNERGEMLLVKPNYKDGWILPGGTVEAGEAPKPGCEREIAEELGLDVKLGRVLLIFHGLSLGVWGDSTYYMYDGGVIAADTKITLQDAELVTYEWVAPENLEGYVRPSMVERLRECYRALETGETLEMSNLDS is encoded by the coding sequence ATGAAGGATTCCTATCTGAGCGATGAAGAGCTGAAGGCTTTTATCGCCACCTTGCCCACGCGCCGTTTGGCGGCGGGCGCGCTGATTCGTAATGAGCGCGGCGAGATGCTGCTGGTGAAGCCGAACTATAAGGACGGCTGGATTCTTCCCGGCGGTACCGTGGAGGCGGGCGAGGCGCCCAAGCCCGGTTGTGAGCGTGAGATTGCGGAGGAGCTGGGCCTGGATGTGAAGCTGGGTCGCGTGCTACTGATTTTCCACGGCCTGTCGCTGGGCGTGTGGGGCGATTCGACCTACTACATGTATGACGGCGGCGTGATTGCGGCGGATACGAAGATTACCCTGCAGGATGCTGAGCTGGTGACCTATGAGTGGGTTGCTCCGGAGAACCTAGAGGGCTACGTGCGCCCGTCGATGGTGGAGCGTCTGCGTGAGTGCTACCGCGCCCTGGAGACGGGGGAGACTCTGGAGATGAGCAACCTCGACTCCTAA
- the trmD gene encoding tRNA (guanosine(37)-N1)-methyltransferase TrmD: MRYDVVTIFPEYLEPLKLSLLGKAREKGLVDLHLHDLREYTFDRHRTVDDTPYGGGAGMVMKAEPWGLALDEVLAASPLNAATEDSTEGAEPAADTRPLLIVPSPAGAVFDQAMAYELAEEKHIVFAPARYEGIDERVLDWAQESFRVMPVSLGDYVLYGGEVAVMAMIEAITRLIPGAMGNPASLEEESHTGGLLEYPVYTKPAVWRDREVPEVLLSGNHGAIARWRRDRQIERTLERRPDLLEAYPVEQWDKKDRRFLAERGVHFANPAKAAQKKAKKNPAPQADSAAQAAQPDTAQSNTVQPNTVQPNTVQTQPES, from the coding sequence GTGCGCTACGATGTGGTCACGATTTTCCCCGAGTACCTGGAGCCGCTGAAGCTGTCCCTGCTGGGTAAGGCGCGCGAGAAGGGTCTGGTGGATCTGCACCTGCACGACCTGCGTGAGTACACCTTTGACCGTCACCGCACGGTGGATGACACCCCGTATGGCGGTGGCGCGGGCATGGTGATGAAGGCGGAGCCGTGGGGTTTGGCGCTGGATGAGGTGCTTGCCGCCTCCCCGCTAAACGCCGCTACCGAAGATTCTACTGAGGGTGCCGAACCCGCCGCTGATACCCGCCCGCTGCTGATTGTCCCGTCTCCGGCGGGTGCCGTTTTCGATCAGGCGATGGCGTATGAGCTGGCGGAGGAGAAGCATATCGTCTTCGCTCCGGCGCGCTACGAGGGCATCGACGAGCGCGTGCTGGACTGGGCACAGGAGAGCTTCCGCGTGATGCCCGTGTCCCTGGGCGACTATGTGCTTTACGGCGGTGAGGTTGCGGTCATGGCAATGATTGAGGCTATCACCCGCCTGATTCCGGGCGCGATGGGTAACCCCGCCTCCCTGGAGGAGGAGTCGCATACGGGCGGTCTGCTGGAGTATCCGGTGTACACGAAGCCCGCCGTGTGGCGTGACCGTGAGGTTCCGGAGGTGCTGCTGTCGGGTAATCACGGTGCGATTGCGCGTTGGCGTCGTGACCGTCAGATTGAGCGCACCCTGGAGCGCCGCCCGGACCTGTTGGAGGCGTATCCGGTGGAGCAGTGGGATAAGAAGGACCGCCGCTTCTTGGCTGAGCGCGGGGTGCATTTTGCGAACCCGGCGAAGGCGGCTCAGAAGAAGGCGAAGAAGAACCCGGCACCGCAGGCTGATAGCGCGGCTCAGGCGGCACAGCCTGATACTGCACAGTCTAATACCGTGCAGCCTAATACCGTGCAGCCTAATACCGTGCAGACCCAGCCGGAATCCTAA
- a CDS encoding RNA-binding protein, producing MLADALEHLVRGIVDRPEDVKVRLRTQRHRETLEVRVHPDDLGRVIGRSGRTAKSIRLVMDAISDGEPMRIDIIDTDKKRR from the coding sequence ATGTTGGCTGACGCACTCGAACACCTGGTTCGAGGGATTGTCGATCGTCCGGAGGACGTGAAGGTGCGCCTGCGCACCCAGCGTCACCGTGAAACCCTTGAGGTTCGCGTGCATCCGGATGACCTGGGCCGAGTTATCGGTAGGTCCGGTCGTACCGCCAAGAGCATCCGTCTGGTGATGGACGCTATTTCTGATGGCGAGCCGATGCGTATCGACATTATCGACACCGACAAAAAGCGACGCTAG
- a CDS encoding MmcQ/YjbR family DNA-binding protein, whose protein sequence is MSTNPSPKLLAPEDLEHTVDRLTLAMPLATRDQPFGPEHTVYRVGGKIFAMYTEGIGYPIVNLKTDPEESEVLQRIYPSIIPAWHMNKRHWISVGAGEGITERVLEELVEDAYLRVMYSLPKAKRPIEFRERPVPEKH, encoded by the coding sequence ATGAGCACAAACCCCTCCCCCAAACTTCTGGCACCCGAAGACCTCGAACATACCGTTGACCGCCTCACGCTCGCCATGCCGCTGGCGACGCGCGATCAGCCATTCGGGCCCGAGCACACGGTGTACCGGGTAGGCGGCAAGATCTTCGCCATGTACACGGAAGGCATCGGCTACCCCATCGTGAATCTCAAAACCGACCCGGAAGAATCCGAGGTGCTACAGCGCATCTACCCGAGCATCATTCCGGCATGGCACATGAATAAGCGGCACTGGATTTCCGTGGGCGCCGGCGAAGGCATAACCGAGCGGGTACTAGAAGAGCTGGTGGAGGATGCGTACCTGCGCGTCATGTACTCGCTGCCCAAAGCGAAGCGGCCAATCGAGTTCCGCGAGCGCCCGGTACCCGAAAAGCACTAG
- the adhP gene encoding alcohol dehydrogenase AdhP: MCKETMKAVVVPEKVDGSVVVREVPVPAVGHGQALVKIEYSGVCHTDLHVASGDFGEVPGRILGHEGIGRVVKVGEGVESLKEGDRVSVAWFFEGCGHCEYCTSGRETLCRSVKNAGYSVDGGMSEYTLVTADYAVKVPEGLDPAQASSITCAGVTTYKAIKESLVRPGEWLVAYGAGGLGNLAVQYAKKVFGAKVIAVDINDDKLALARETGADHVINGREVEDVPARIRELTGGGAHAAVVTAVSKVAFNQAVESVRAGGSVVAVGLPSEMMELSIVKIILDGIRVVGSLVGTRQDLAEAFQFGADGIVVPVVQLREVDEAPAVFEEMAAGKITGRMVLDFASL; the protein is encoded by the coding sequence ATGTGCAAGGAAACCATGAAGGCTGTTGTTGTCCCTGAGAAGGTTGACGGTTCGGTTGTTGTCCGTGAGGTCCCCGTTCCGGCTGTCGGTCACGGCCAGGCGCTCGTGAAGATTGAGTACTCGGGCGTGTGCCACACTGACCTGCACGTGGCTTCCGGTGATTTCGGTGAGGTTCCGGGTCGTATTCTGGGTCACGAGGGCATCGGCCGTGTCGTCAAGGTCGGTGAGGGTGTTGAGTCCCTGAAGGAAGGCGACCGCGTGTCGGTGGCTTGGTTCTTCGAGGGTTGCGGTCACTGCGAGTACTGCACCTCGGGCCGTGAGACCCTGTGCCGTTCGGTGAAGAACGCAGGCTACTCGGTTGACGGCGGCATGAGCGAGTACACCCTGGTGACCGCTGATTACGCGGTGAAGGTTCCTGAGGGTCTTGACCCGGCGCAGGCTAGCTCCATTACCTGCGCTGGTGTGACCACCTACAAGGCAATCAAGGAGTCGCTGGTTCGCCCCGGTGAGTGGCTGGTTGCTTACGGCGCTGGCGGTCTGGGTAACCTGGCTGTTCAGTACGCTAAGAAGGTTTTCGGCGCCAAGGTTATCGCTGTTGACATCAACGACGACAAGCTGGCTCTGGCTCGTGAGACCGGCGCTGACCACGTCATCAACGGCCGTGAGGTTGAGGATGTTCCGGCTCGTATTCGCGAGCTGACCGGCGGTGGCGCTCACGCTGCTGTGGTGACCGCGGTGTCGAAGGTTGCATTCAACCAGGCTGTCGAGTCGGTTCGTGCGGGCGGTTCCGTGGTGGCTGTTGGTCTGCCCTCGGAGATGATGGAGCTGTCCATTGTGAAGATTATTCTGGACGGCATCCGCGTGGTGGGCTCCCTGGTGGGCACCCGTCAGGATCTGGCGGAGGCGTTCCAGTTCGGTGCTGACGGCATCGTGGTTCCGGTGGTTCAGCTGCGTGAGGTTGACGAGGCACCGGCTGTCTTCGAGGAAATGGCGGCGGGTAAGATTACCGGCCGTATGGTTCTGGACTTCGCTAGCCTCTAA
- a CDS encoding antibiotic biosynthesis monooxygenase family protein, which translates to MSVVKVHRLTVVGDNRDELEKRFAAARHIADSFPGFEGFELWRPLDEGGDYFVVTRWVDEASHDAYAAARRERDPNTVVSHADGTMSFEKVEFSE; encoded by the coding sequence ATGTCCGTTGTTAAGGTTCACCGTTTGACTGTCGTTGGCGACAATCGTGATGAGCTGGAGAAGCGCTTTGCCGCTGCCCGCCATATTGCTGACTCTTTCCCGGGCTTTGAGGGTTTTGAGCTCTGGCGCCCCCTGGATGAGGGCGGCGACTACTTCGTGGTGACCCGCTGGGTTGATGAGGCAAGCCATGATGCGTACGCGGCGGCTCGTCGTGAGCGTGACCCGAATACTGTTGTCTCTCACGCTGATGGCACCATGAGCTTCGAGAAGGTGGAGTTCAGCGAGTAA
- the rimM gene encoding ribosome maturation factor RimM (Essential for efficient processing of 16S rRNA) gives MQVVVARIGKPHGIRGEVTVQLFTDAPQERFARGEVLGIENFKPGSAAASVAPTGELTVAGARWNKKILVVRFDEVTTRNQAEELRGSRLVYEVPEDEGDEEGFYEQELVNLPVYLLADVPEGESPVDNPAVGKPLGKVTGLQTMPVQDLLLIKLARSPRLASGAGEEIMIPFVEEIVPEVVPSTEDEPGFVLLTPPAGLIDLVEDAEQDSAQATEQAGE, from the coding sequence ATGCAGGTTGTGGTGGCTCGTATCGGTAAGCCTCACGGTATTCGTGGTGAGGTGACGGTTCAGCTCTTTACTGATGCCCCGCAGGAGCGTTTTGCCCGCGGTGAGGTGCTCGGTATCGAGAATTTCAAGCCCGGCTCTGCTGCCGCTTCGGTGGCGCCCACCGGTGAGCTGACGGTTGCCGGTGCCCGCTGGAACAAGAAGATTCTGGTGGTCCGTTTTGATGAGGTGACTACCCGCAACCAGGCTGAGGAGCTGCGCGGCAGCCGCCTGGTCTACGAGGTTCCCGAGGATGAGGGCGACGAAGAGGGCTTCTACGAGCAGGAGCTGGTGAACCTGCCCGTGTACCTGCTGGCGGATGTGCCCGAGGGGGAGAGCCCCGTAGATAACCCGGCTGTGGGTAAGCCGCTGGGTAAGGTGACCGGTCTGCAGACCATGCCGGTGCAGGATTTGCTGCTGATTAAGCTGGCTCGTTCGCCGCGTCTTGCATCCGGTGCGGGTGAAGAGATCATGATTCCTTTTGTTGAGGAGATTGTGCCTGAGGTGGTTCCTTCGACCGAGGATGAGCCCGGCTTTGTGCTGCTGACCCCTCCGGCGGGTTTGATTGACCTGGTCGAGGACGCTGAGCAGGATTCTGCGCAGGCGACCGAGCAGGCGGGGGAGTAG
- the ffh gene encoding signal recognition particle protein: protein MFNSLSDRLTATFKNLRGKGRLSEADIDATVREIRRALLDADVAVPVVREFTAHVKERALGAEVSEALNPSQQIVKIVNEELVSILGGSTRRINMAKSGPTIIMLAGLQGAGKTTLAGKLAHWLKGQGHTPMLIASDLQRPNAVTQLKVVGERAGVPVYAPHPGVTSEFDVPTGDPVQVARDGVAEARAKLHDVVIVDTAGRLGVDAELMQQARNIRDAIEPHEVLFVIDAMIGQDAVNTANAFNEGVDFTGVVLSKLDGDARGGAALSVASVTGKPIMFASTGENVTDFEQFHPDRMASRILDMGDILTLIEQAEAQWDKAEADRMAKKFIDQEDFTFEDFLAQMQQIRKLGSMKKLLMMMPGAAQMRQQLEAFDEREIDRVEAIVRSMTPHERVAPRIINGSRRARIAKGAGVTVSEVNQLMERFAQAQKMMKKLASGKMPGMPGGMQMPGMAAAAGGARKNAKNNKKKKARSGNPQKRAAQEAAAAKAQQARAGAAFGQQAQNQEMDLSSMNLPKGFEKFLQ, encoded by the coding sequence GTGTTCAATTCTCTCTCCGACCGCTTGACGGCAACTTTTAAGAACCTGCGCGGCAAGGGCCGCCTCTCCGAGGCAGACATTGATGCAACCGTCCGCGAAATCCGCCGCGCCCTGCTCGACGCTGACGTCGCCGTCCCCGTGGTCCGCGAATTTACCGCCCACGTGAAGGAACGCGCTCTCGGTGCGGAAGTTTCCGAGGCGCTGAACCCCTCCCAGCAGATCGTCAAGATCGTGAACGAGGAGCTGGTGAGCATCCTCGGCGGTTCGACCCGCCGCATCAACATGGCGAAGAGCGGCCCGACCATCATCATGCTGGCGGGTCTGCAGGGTGCCGGTAAGACCACCCTGGCGGGCAAGCTGGCTCACTGGTTGAAGGGCCAGGGTCACACCCCGATGCTGATCGCATCCGACCTGCAGCGCCCCAACGCGGTGACCCAGCTGAAGGTCGTTGGCGAGCGCGCGGGCGTGCCCGTGTACGCGCCGCACCCCGGTGTGACCAGCGAGTTTGACGTGCCCACCGGCGATCCCGTACAGGTGGCACGTGACGGTGTGGCTGAGGCTCGCGCTAAGCTGCACGACGTGGTGATTGTCGATACCGCGGGTCGTCTGGGTGTTGACGCTGAGCTCATGCAGCAGGCACGTAACATTCGTGACGCTATTGAGCCGCACGAAGTTCTGTTCGTCATCGATGCGATGATCGGTCAGGACGCCGTGAACACCGCTAACGCCTTCAACGAGGGCGTGGACTTCACCGGTGTGGTCCTGTCTAAGCTTGATGGTGACGCCCGCGGTGGTGCGGCGCTGTCGGTGGCTTCGGTGACCGGCAAGCCGATTATGTTCGCGTCCACCGGTGAGAACGTCACTGACTTTGAACAGTTCCACCCGGACCGTATGGCAAGCCGCATCCTGGACATGGGTGACATCCTGACTCTGATTGAGCAGGCCGAAGCTCAGTGGGATAAGGCTGAGGCCGACCGCATGGCGAAGAAGTTCATCGATCAGGAAGACTTCACTTTTGAGGACTTCCTGGCTCAGATGCAGCAGATCCGTAAGCTTGGTTCCATGAAGAAGCTGCTCATGATGATGCCCGGCGCGGCTCAGATGCGTCAGCAGCTCGAGGCCTTTGACGAGCGCGAGATTGACCGCGTGGAGGCGATTGTTCGCTCCATGACCCCGCACGAGCGCGTGGCTCCGCGCATCATTAACGGTTCTCGCCGTGCCCGTATCGCTAAGGGTGCGGGTGTGACCGTGTCTGAGGTGAACCAGCTGATGGAGCGTTTCGCTCAGGCTCAGAAGATGATGAAGAAGCTCGCTTCGGGCAAGATGCCCGGCATGCCCGGTGGTATGCAGATGCCCGGTATGGCGGCTGCGGCGGGTGGCGCTCGTAAGAACGCGAAGAACAACAAGAAGAAGAAGGCTCGCTCCGGCAACCCGCAGAAGCGTGCGGCTCAGGAGGCGGCAGCAGCTAAGGCGCAGCAGGCTCGCGCCGGTGCTGCATTCGGTCAGCAGGCTCAGAACCAGGAGATGGATCTGTCCAGCATGAACCTGCCGAAGGGCTTCGAGAAGTTCCTGCAGTAA